Below is a window of Drosophila miranda strain MSH22 chromosome 3, D.miranda_PacBio2.1, whole genome shotgun sequence DNA.
ACAACAACTCGGCCCGTCCATTTGTAAGTTTACTAATTTGCAATCATACAAAGTGTAGCACACATTTGCGGGCAGCCCATCCCACATCCCCCTTCCACAGCACACATCCCACATCCCAGGAGCCCCTCCTGGGAGGAGGAGTGTTGGCCGAGGCGGTGGAACATCATTTATAAAATTCATAAACTGCAGAGAGCCCAAAACTTGGGAGTGCTGAAACTTTTAGGTGGAACAACCACTGCCGTCAGGCTGCCACAcagctgatgctgatgctggtgATGTGTCCTGATGATGACCAATGATGTTGATAGTTGGAATCCTTCCAAGCACggttccccctccccctcccgcTCCGAGGACCGAACTTCCTGACACATTTTCCGTTTATTTTGTTGTCTGTCTGTGGGTTTGGTTTTCCCTATTCATTCGACTAGGGTTCGGTGCCCCTGCTTTTGTATGGAGTTGACAACATTTGCATTTATACgatgtctgtctctctgtttGTGCGTAGTTTTGAAAAGTGTCAGAATGAGTAATGAATATGAGTGCCAGGATTATTTGCCTGGCAAGAATTAATGTGCAAAAGGTCtcaccacacacacaacaaCAGATACCCACCTTCCATCCCCATTCGCACTGTTTGGGGGCATGCCATGCATAGTAATACCAATGCCAATactctcttgtgtgtgtgatATGCATACATTTACGTATATTTTATTGTTATGAATTCGTATAATAATAGCCAGCCCTCTCTGAGCCCCATACCTCGAATGACAACAGCAAGAGACATGAAATTGATTTGGGATCATTTTAGGCGGAATCATTTTAGGGAAAAACAATTTAAGAAGCGCAAGGGAAAAGGCTAAAGGGGTGGGGCTGGGTTTTGCCTCTCTTATAATTACGAGAATCACACAGAAGAGAACCTCCCGACTCCTGTAGAGTCCTGGAAAAAAGCACAGCTGGAAGAGCAATCAAAGATTATCTGAGACTCTTGCCATTCTCAATCATTTTGTTACTTTCACACTTTACAGACTTTGAAAAATGCCCCCAAATATACGATATGTCCCCCGTTCGTTATCCTTCTTTCCCCTATCTATGATTTCAGGCCAATGGTGGCGGCGATGGCGGCGTGAAGAGCATTGTCAATAAACAATACAACACCCCGGTTGGCATTTACAGCGATGAATCTATTGCGGAAACACTTTCGGCCCAGGCGGAGGTATTGGCTGGCGGTGTGCTCGGGTAAGTTTTCCCTTACCtttcgttccgttccgttctgtTTCGTACCGACAAGGGTTAATGGCGGGAAAAGGCAACAAACAACTGTCTGGGCCACAGCCGTGACAGTGCAAAATATCAGGAAAAGTTTTACTTAaaattttcttgtttttttgtgCTTTGGTTTGCTTATTCCCCTCcgtcttcctctttctttcttgctGTCTCGCTCTCTGCTCGCGAGTTTCTTTCGTGGCGCCAAGAAAcaaaaagagagggagagagcagaAAAAGTAGAACTAACAACCGCAGGCTGGTCTAACGGTGAATGCAATTTGGCAAATGATAGCAGGACGTAGACGGAGATGGAGCTGGAGCCAGGCCAAGTGCCTTTTTTCTTGTGCCAGTTACCGTGGTGGTCTGTGTGGGTTAGAGGGGAGGTGTGCCAAAACGCACGCGTGGGACTCGCACGCGTTTTGCGCTTAATTTCTTTGGGGGATTTCTCACACTGTCCTGGTCCTTTCGACTCGTTTCCACGGGCCAACGCGTCGGATGCGTAACGTAACGACTCACTCGCGCGGCATACTTTCGGGCTAAGCGCGAGTGCCGAAAAGTATGCACTCCTTAATGTCTAACACAACCTTTTACTTCTCTCTTTCTCGCCCCTGCAGCGTCAACTTCAAGAAGAACGAGAAGGAATACCAGGGCGATCGCTCAGAGGTGCTGAAGTTCCTGCGCGAGGAGGAAACCGGCCAGTCCACTCCAGGTAATTGCCCCAACTACGAGCTGGCCCGCCTGCTCCTCATCCTGAACGATGGCGCCAATCCGCTTGTAAGCGACACACTGGGCGACATTCTCTAGCAAGAGAGAAGGGTGGTGGTGGCCATTGGCCGTGGGCCGAGTGCCAGCGATTTTCTAATCGGTTTTCCCTTTTTCCCTGAGTCTTTTTTTAAAACGACCAGCAGAGACCTTGAAACAGCTCTAATGCGTGTGCTTCTCAACGTAACTTAATTTTCTGTTCTTTTGTCGTTCAAACCCTCAGACCGGCACAAGGAAATGGACTTTCGTTTTCTCTATCTGAAGACACACTTCTAGTCCAGTCCACACACAAATAAAAGTTTCCCCCCCCCAGTCATTttctataaatatataaatatgtacatatgtatgtatgtatattctcCAACAATTTCAAAGTCATCCGATACAGATTCGCTAGGTTTAAAAGTACAATAGTTTGGTCATTGAGgaacacacaaaaaattattaatatGTCATCAATATTTTAGGAAAGTCCATTGGATGTGGGAAAAGGTCATTAGGATTAGATTTCAAATTTCCTGTTTGTTTGTGTATGTATTTCGATTTGCGTTGTAAATGGATTGGATCAGTATTTTGCCTTGAAAGGAACAGCTTTAATCGTGGTTCATTTTAGTGGAATTTAGCTACATAGATCATCTCAATACATTGAATGAAATACACCGCAGATACCCTGAAACTTGTACATACGAACTCTTTCTGTGtatctctctctatctttcCGTCTAACTCATGTTTTGTGTTTAAACTCTTTTTCATATGttgtaaataaatatacacCAACAAAAACATGAACAATCAACAACAATTACACCAACAATTTGCGTATACAACACTTCTCACAGCTTTTGGCAATTACGAGCATGATGttcaccaacaacaacaacaacaccatcaAGCACAaccccaacaacaacaattcaatcaacaacagcaatacaatcaacaacaacaccagcaacaacagcaatatcatcaacaacaacaacaacaatatcagcaacaacaacaacaaattcaACAACAGCAATCGAATGCGACTCGCCATGTCAGTGCCCCCGTGAACACACCAAAACCCCCAAGCACCGGCGGACTCCCAACGGGCCAGAACATTTGCACCGAATGCGAGCGCCTCATTACGTAAGTCGTGTTTGCTCCTGCTATCCCCTTTCCTTTCTCGTAATATCATCAGAGCTGGTAAATAACTCTCAACCGTCACTGTACCTAAATCGAATACATTTCTTCTtacaaacatatgtacatacatatgtatgtatgtatgtacctttGATTCTGTTTTGCGCTTTCGGTTGTGCACGTCTGAACAAGTCTGTCTCACAATAAGAACTTTCGTTGATGCGAGAGAGAGACGACGATCTCTTTGCAGAAGCTTATCTCTCGAGCGCAAGCTTACACGCATGCATGCGCATGCCAGACACTTGCAGCCTATGATCGAGCGAAATGGAGCGCAggaaaagaaacaaaaacggAGTGTGTCTCTTTTCGGTTACCTTATTTGTTGAGTGTTATTTTTAGGCTCTCTCTGACTATCTCTGACTCTCATTGATTTATATATGTACCAACATTTGTGTATGTGAAAACATTGACTAACGGCAGTAGCACTGCCTCCTCCCTCTAGTATGGCGTTGTTACCCTCATTAGTAACTAATTTCATGCAATTATCTGACTAGCATAGGGCAGAGGTCAGGGGTTGGACCTTCTAGCAGTAAACTGTAAGGGGGGGCGGGCGTGGCTCAGGCGGATATATATTAaccaacacacacaacacagACACACAAACCCCGAAAATTTGCTATATTACTGATTGAATTTTCAACACCGATTCAAACGATGACCATGATGACGATGTAGAACCCCACAGTCCGGCAAACTTCTATTGGACACAGAGCCATGCCATCGGAGGCAATGAGAGACGCACACCGCTGCACCACCAGCATCAGGATGAGCGGATTGGCATCCCTATGCAGTCGAATTCTTTGGCGCCCGCTGCTCCACACAGGCCCAGTCTGCCGGTGGCCAAGCCACAGGCCCAGTCCCAGGAGGGGGCAGgtcaggagcaggagcaggagcagactGATCCGCGCATCATTGTGCTGCCGATTTGCCCGGCCCTGCAGGGGCCCGAGTACAAGGCCGACATGGAGGCGGCCGCCGCAGCGTTGGCCAGCGACGAGGGGCGTCCGCGGccattgtccgccagcggacatCCGGCGTGTCAGTTATGCGGCGTGGGCATTGTGTAAGGATTTGTTCGATGTTCAATGATAATTCATGAGTCTGAATCCCgcctctgtgtctgtgtgtccgCGTCCGTGTCTGCCACCCCCATGTATCCCCCGGTATCCCCGTGTACGAGACTGTGCATTTTAATTTGCTTTTATTTCATGGGACGCCCAACGAAGTCAATTGTTTAAAATTGATGCAGTCCTCCGCATTACAAAAGCCCGTCCGCACACCTGAGCCCACAGCCAGACCAGCCCCAGACCCTTCCACCCCGTGCTCCACACGACGCATGGGAATCATCATTTGTATTAATTTGTATGCCAATTTAATTGGCTCCCCCATATATAAGTACCCCCGATACCCAGTCCCTTGCGCATCAGAGCTTAATTCGATAATTCATTATAGCTTTTTACACATTTCCCGCATTACCTCACGACAGATGCGCCCTGTCCGGCCATTCGGGTATCAGCGTAGAGGCTGTGTCTATCACATACACGAATGCAAAAAGAAGAACCATccagaaagagagacagagtcaTTCAGTCAATCATTGATTTGTAATCGATTGAAAGGCTTTTCAAAGAAGATTGCAATCCCTTGAAGGGCATCTCATCTCTCCCGCCCCCACAACcatataatttatttaataatcattctcTTTTTACCCCCTTCCCCTTTAGTGGCGTCTTTGTGCGCATCAAGGACAAGAATCTGCACGTGGAGTGCTTCAAGTGTGCCACCTGTGGCACCTCCCTGAAGAACCAGGGCTACTACAACTTCAACAATAAGCTCTACTGCGACATCCACGCCAAGCAGGCTGCCCAGAACAATCCGCCCGCCGGCACCGAGGGCTACGTGCCCATCCCCATCAAGCCGTAAGTGATCAAAGGGTATTGCCTCTGTTCggttgcagttgcagtcgGTTGTGTCCGATTGCACGGCCAATTGGGTAGTGAGGGTGAAACCCTGGTCTTTCAGGGGTAGAGGCAGCGTCGGGGGGCACATATGAAAacgaaatataaataaatgcgAAAGCGAGTGCGAATCGGTGAATGCCAAAACACGTCTGACAGGCTGGTGACGAAATTCGaccatgcacatatttacatacatatggaTGGTGGAGCGCCAATTGGGAATGCCCTGCCCATAGGGTATTTTAATTCTCCTGAGTAATGCCAAGGGAGTGTACGAATATTCAACGAACCGAAGTGGAAGAACCATTCGTATCCCTACCCCTCCTTTCTCTGGTATGATCCATCTCCTTGGGAATCTCCTATAGAGCATATCCATTGTCGGCTTTCCTATGACTGGACTGGTCCTCCCGTTGGCCCTTTGTTTTATGTTTTCGGGGGAATGGAGGCGACACTGATTGCTCTGCTGACGTGTCATCGGCTGGGCCacaaattttttaataaatgaaTTGGCAACATGTGTCTGTCTGCCAGTGCCCCATACTCGGCACTTGGACCTCCATCAGTGGCGTATGGATAGTTGGGAGTGCATTCGATATGATCTTTCAAAGGGTGTGCGACATTTTCGGCCCCTCTGTCCCCTTGGCCCCCAGGCGGGCGACAGATGCAATTTGCATTTGACATTTGGAATTTATTGTGGGGTTTTTCCGTGCTATTTGCTAAATTTCGAATTGCATTCAAAGTCAACTTAATTAAAAGGCTTGTACTACTATATGTCGTAGGGGCAGGGCTGCCATTGGGGCCAATTAACTGACGGGGGCGATTAAGGCAGATTTATCGAGTGGAGCCACAATCAAACCTTGAATATCTTTTCCATCTCGTTGCAGCAATACCAAGCTGTCGGCCAACACCATCTCGTCGGCCTTGAGCTCGCACGGCTACGGCAGCAACGGCTACTCCAACGGCAACTCGACCCCGGTCCCGTCACCGGTAAGTAACGCCAAAGGGCCCAGGAAGATCTGTTAGTTGTTAACTGTTGACTGTTGCCTGTTAACTGTTCCTTGCCATGGCTAAAACAATTCTGtcaaaaacacacacgcacacacacgcacagacacacacagacactctCAGACACAGACACGTGTTCGGGGGGCCTCAGATAAGGCAAATGCTTTGGGCCAGGTGAAAACTGAAAGAAAAATGAAGGAAAAGACCCGACAGATGCTCCATCTGCCATCTGATTTTATATCCGTTTTCGAGAGGCTCCTTCTTGGGCAGCTAACGGAAGCTCTGAAGGGTATCCAACGCTTCGACCCCTCTCTTGTTCTCTTCTTCTTTTGTTCTTCAATCAATTTTATCATATTGCCATGGAAAATGTTTGCATAAACTTGGCAACTTGGAGTATCTCCTCCCAGACATACATATGCTAAAATGTGGAAAATCATTTGAAGAAGAAAAGCGAGATAGTGGGGTGGGTAGGAGGAGgagggtggtggtggtgttgtcGTTGGAGGagaaaaatgcaataaaatgcaaaaaaacTAAGTTTGCCGGCAAAGAAGTTCAAATATTTCGTGcaattttataaaaaaaaaacgcttCTCGCTTACtattttctttgcttttctttgCGTTACGTTTTCCTCGGCTTTTCCTTCCGCACTTTTCTTTTGCCACAAAACGATCAAATGAATCTGCAACAAACGCTTGAATTCATTTGCCTTGTCTCTGCCTGTATCTGTGTCTTtatatgtgtttgtgtgtatgtatttttGCATGGAATTAttgtttccgtttccgtttgaATGCGAAAGGGATCGAGACCTACGGCTGATGATTGGACAACAGAAGATCAGAGGGGGACAGGACAGAGAGTCTCCAATCAATTGCGGACAGATCgccagaatcagaatcagattgATTGCATTACTTATAAATATCATTGGGGCCCACACTTAGCAAGTAGTCAGTGgggttttatttgtttttttgatttgatttcatGTGAATTTCTTTCACTTACTGACTCTTCGCTCTGCCAGCGCATTTCGCGAATATGTGCAATGTGCAATGGCTGCGGAATCTAAAAGCTAAAAGCTGAATGCTAAATATATATGCCAGGCggtattattttttattttcggttttttggCAGAGCAGAGAGTTcttctggctataaaaaaaacaccaacCCAGCTGTCACGTCGCCGTGACAAGAGGCACTGCCAGAGATACTGCCAGCTGCAGTTTCGGTTTTGGGCCCGATTTCGCAGTTTCTTTGCACCTTCGGCGCGAACAGTTCGTCGACAGTGCGCCTCTAGTCCTCGAACGGGTGTCCCCGCGAACGTCCGTGTCCATGCGTGTCCTTGCGGACACTCGGAAAGCGATAGCATATAGCGATATATCTCCAGCGATCATCGAATATTGAATATTGAATATTATCGAACCGAGAGGGAGTCGAAACTCCCAAGAGTGCACTAAATTTTCTGTAAATTTACTCAGCAGTTGGTGTTGCATAATCCCAGACCTATTGGAATACCACACGAATATGAGATATATAGGATAAAGAATACAGATATTTCTTGCAGGCTTCTTTTTCGGGTTTACTGCTGATTCCATGGGGTGGGGGGGTTTGTTCTCTTTGCTTAGTTAATTGACCTTGACCTATTAGCTATTTttagaacacacacacatagatacaCAGAAAACACACGGCAAGTGTCGACTGTCAGCCGTAGTCCTCGTTGCCCTCCACTCTACTGGCATTCCGTATCCGCATTCCGCATTCCTGCATTCCTGCATTCTCATTAACTGCCTTTATTAACCCGAGTTCTGTTTCCGTGTATCCCGCCGAATCCTGAATCCATGCCTGCCTGCTGCCCATTAACATGCCTGTGCTCGCATTAACACATTAGCCCGAACCCGAGCCAGAGCCTGAGCCAGAGGTCGTAGAAGCCGGCGGCgagctgccactgccgccacCGCCGTCGCCCACCCAGCTGCTGCAGTacgaggcagagacagagacagaggagGAGCCGCAGGAGGCTCTGCCAGCGACAGCAGTCCAGGTCCAGATCCAGgtccagccacagccagaacAGCAACCGCCgcatcagcagaagcagcagcaacagcacacACGCACCCACAGCAGCCTCTCGTCCATCTCGAGCGGCTCCTCATCCTCCGGCGTcggcgggagcgggagcgccAGTGGGGCGGGCCATAGCCAGCAAAGCTCCTCGACGCTCTCCCTGGACCTGGACCGGGACCGCTACGCCTACGGTTCGCCCATGCACTCGCGCCAGACCTCGGGCTCGTCCACGTCGCTGGACGTGAGTGCGGTGGGTGGCAGTGGTGCTGGTGTTCAGGCCGATAATTACACAATGCCGCTCTCgccgccacccccaccccccccacagccacagacagCCCAGACGCCCTTCCGTGTGGAGCGAACGGAGCGAGCAGAGGCGAACAGCAGGGTTGGGGCGCAGAATGAGAACGACATGAACACGCAGAACAAGGGCCATAATGCGTACAACCAATTGCTGAAAGAGTATTCCAATAAGCTGCAGCACCAGCAAAAccacaccaacaacaacagcaacaccacAGCCCACGCCCCACCCagacacaacaacaacaccgtAGCCAAGCCATTTGCAACGTCATCTGTGGCAGCCATAACGCAACAGCAGCCGCTAGTGGCAGCGCTGACGGCGACACTTGCTAATCAATTGAAATTTAATTCGCATCAGGTTGCAAGCCCCCAAGCAGCGCTCCCAACAgcctcagcagcagcagcaacagtagTTGACAGCTCAAGCTCAAACCCCACTGTAAAAGCATcagaagcaacagcagcaggaatATCCTCCTTCACAGGCAATATGTCCGATGAGCCATCATCGATCTATGGCCAAATGAATGCTCAACCAACGGCCGTCCCCGGCGATCCGGCCTTCGAGTATGTTACCCTCACGGGAAACGTGATACGCAGTGTACAGGCACCCGGCAAGGGGCCGGGCATCAGCTACAAGGTAGGTGCTCCGCAATCCGCTCTTCTCGCGCCGCGCCGCGCTGCTGCTCAGCTCTCAGCTCTAAACTCTACGATCCCCGCCAGAAACTAGAAAATAACTAACCGAGCAAGTTCCGTCCAGTGTTGTTTGAAGTGTTGTAATGATTATGCCATGCTCTCTATATTAATCCACGCCCTCTCTCTTCGAAGGTAAACCAGGGCTATGCTCGTCCCTACGGAGCCGCCGCCGGGCCACCGAGTGCCGCACCCAAGTCGCCGGTCGCGTAtccgccgcagcagcagcagcagcagcagcagcagcaatcatCGCGCCCAGCGGCCGGTGGCAACCCCTATGCCACCCTGCCCCGCACCAATGTGGGCCATCAAGGTAAGGCTGATTCGCCCAATTCGGAGGGTGAATGGGTCTAGTCGATAAGCTTAGGTCCCTAAGTCGCTAAGCCACCACGAATACGATTACGATTACGAATACTATGTTTATATGAGCGTGATATATCCTCCAGTTGCAGttccttttttgtttgtttgttagCTAGTTAGTTAGTCAGAGACACGGACTCTCAAACAGACTCCaggacagagagacagacagaaaaaCATACAGCTCGAGTCGATCCATTGATTGTTGTTTAGTATTAACCGGATTTCTGTTTATAATGATGATGGAGTTTTTTTATTCGAAATAAATTGCACATGACTTAACCAACTTAACAACAGAATTGAGCGCAGAAAACAAACAATCAAAACCACCCAGAACCCAGAactaaaacaacaacaacagtccTCCCTCATTATCGAAATGCTTTTTGGCAAAATTTACTGAGAGCTAAAACAATTCTATGGTTATATTCCTCGACGGAAAGCCTGAACCCCTGAACAACTGCATACTGTGCACGTAAATGAGAAACTATTTGGCAAATGTGGCTGCAGCAAAGAATTTTGGCATAGTTTAAGTTACACACTCTATCCtgcatatatacatatataaatatatatatatatctatctatatctattctgtatatatatgtatgtatacacaCATGTAGGTCGTAATGTAAGATACCAACAAGAACAGAAAccccaacaacagcaacactatcagcaacaacaataccaacaacaacaacagcagctgcagcagcaaaaaCAGCAGTATAGAAACTCTTACCCAATGGGATCTAATTATAATACTCAGAGTCAGTCCCTGTCTCAGACATCAttcaccaacaacaacaactataGCACTtttaacaacaacaacaacatcaatAGAGGTAAAAGTGTTGCTGCCTGTTGTTGAATTTTTTAGCAAAAAATTTCACTCATAGCCTCGCAGCCGAATCAATAGATGCACTTTTATGCACTTTATTCACTTGTTGAGTTGCTTTAAAGCGccaacacacgcacacacacacacacacacaaacacacacaaataaaCTCACAAATACACATTCGAACATTCATTCACTCATtcagacaacaacaacagcaaatgAATTGTATCAGCAGGACTCAGGACTCAGCAGTGGGAATCTGCAGCGCTTATTAATGGAAACATTCTGTTGACAAACTCAATCAATAGGTGGAAACATTTTAAAATGTGTTTATCATTATTATGAGGCCCAGACGGGAAATTAAAACCGACACAATGGATGGCACATGGAGAGCAGGGGGTGTGGGTACAGTATCGGCACATTCAATGCCAGTGCGATTGCAGCAGCCTTCTTCCGATTCCACTTCCGGTGTGGCCCGACGAGAGTGCTGAAAGAGAAATGCAATTGTGAATGCAAAAGCGAATCAGAACAGAGAAGGGGATAGGGGCGGGAAAAGCGTAGAGAGAGGAGAAGAAGAGGGGAAAAACCAAAACGACAACCAATGATACGTGGCGTATACGTAAAGTGAAATGAAACCCGGGACGGCAAGACCCATTCATGTATACAGAAATAAATGATATAAAATGTATTCGCTTGTTGCCATTCGGTTTTTCCACCGCCGACGCCACGTTCCGGGATTGCCACATTGCATCTGCGGCTGTCGGTTCTTGGGTTCTTTGGTTTTTCCCCCGAAACCGAAAAGAACCAATTCGAACAGTACTTTAAATGCATCGCAAATACTCAAaggccagccagccatccatcCAGTGCGACAGTCAACGGCAGAAGAATCTGCACTAGCACAAGTAAAATATGTTTTACTCAGAAATCCATGGATATGGAAACCATTCTCAGGGTGAATACTTGCACGCCACACTGTGCCTGTGTGGTTTCGACGCGGAACAATTTCTGGAATTTTTTGTTTATGTACATATCTTTGTTTCCGCTCGTTGGTTGTTTGTTGATTTATCAATTACGGCGCTACGATGTTGGCTGTCATAACGGAAATGAATTAACAACAAATATGGCTGCCGGGCTTacggaggaggagcaggagcaacaATACTCTCCTCTTCTCTCCAGGCACTCGCAATTTATTGAGCCAATTTTTCGAGTGCCATTTTCGTTGAGCAATTAAAAATACAATTATCGCTGGACAAAAAAAATTGCTATGCTGGATGCTCCCTTCGGGGCTTTGCTTCTTTGGCCCCATAAATCTTCATTCGGCTGCGGAATCAATCTCCCAATCAAAGCGAAAATCACGCACAACCGCAACAATCATTTGAGGTTTGGTCGGGGTTGTGGCCTTCGTTATTCCATCTGCGAAGAAACTGGCAAAAGCCGGCAGCTAAAAGCAAATCCACTTCCAATTTGCTGCCTCATGCCACACCAGAGTGTGGCATCCGCCCGGTGCTGCCACTGGTATGGTTGGTTGGATGGCAGGGGGAAAAAATGTGCGCTGGCAAACAAATGTTTGCGTTACACAAATGCCGACACGCACAGCCAGGCaggccccacacacacacacatgcttCCCATGCTCCACACACActatctctttctctctctctgttctgGCGGGAAATGTAAACGAAAGCAGATAAATTACCAGCCATTATTATCCAAACAAGCACCCGCTTCCACCTACGGGGGGGCCGCATGCTGGAGCGTGCCAGGAGGCCATACATCACATGCCTGGCATTCGTCAAAGTTTGAGGCAGCCGTAAGATTTATCGGTTGCATTTGGCTGCCCCGCGTAGCTCCACGCCCGGTTCGTTGTTGGTTTTCGGGGGAAACTATTGTGCTAGGGCCTAAACTCTACCCTGCGAGGGCGGG
It encodes the following:
- the LOC108158880 gene encoding PDZ and LIM domain protein Zasp isoform X8 gives rise to the protein MAQPQLLQVKLSRFDAQPWGFRLQGGVDFAQPLLVQKVNAGSLSEQAGLQPGDAVIKINDVDVFNFRHKDAQDTVVRSGNNFVITVQRGGSTWRPQVTPTGNVPQANSPYLQTVTKTSLAHKQQDSQHIGCGYNNSARPFANGGGDGGVKSIVNKQYNTPVGIYSDESIAETLSAQAEVLAGGVLGVNFKKNEKEYQGDRSEVLKFLREEETGQSTPEPHSPANFYWTQSHAIGGNERRTPLHHQHQDERIGIPMQSNSLAPAAPHRPSLPVAKPQAQSQEGAGQEQEQEQTDPRIIVLPICPALQGPEYKADMEAAAAALASDEGRPRPLSASGHPACQLCGVGIVGVFVRIKDKNLHVECFKCATCGTSLKNQGYYNFNNKLYCDIHAKQAAQNNPPAGTEGYVPIPIKPNTKLSANTISSALSSHGYGSNGYSNGNSTPVPSPVASPQAALPTASAAAATVVDSSSSNPTVKASEATAAGISSFTGNMSDEPSSIYGQMNAQPTAVPGDPAFEYVTLTGNVIRSVQAPGKGPGISYKVNQGYARPYGAAAGPPSAAPKSPVAYPPQQQQQQQQQQSSRPAAGGNPYATLPRTNVGHQGRNVRYQQEQKPQQQQHYQQQQYQQQQQQLQQQKQQYRNSYPMGSNYNTQSQSLSQTSFTNNNNYSTFNNNNNINRGGGIKNGKGGFGATSAPKRGRGILNQAAAPGVRIPLCNSCNVQIRGPFITALGRIWCPDHFICVNGNCRRPLQDIGFVEEKGDLYCEYCFEKYLAPTCSKCAGKIKGDCLNAIGKHFHPECFTCGQCGKVFGNRPFFLEDGNAYCEADWNELFTTKCFACGFPVEAGDRWVEALNHNYHSQCFNCTYCKQNLEGQSFYNKGGRPFCKNHAR
- the LOC108158880 gene encoding PDZ and LIM domain protein Zasp isoform X11 — its product is MAQPQLLQVKLSRFDAQPWGFRLQGGVDFAQPLLVQKVNAGSLSEQAGLQPGDAVIKINDVDVFNFRHKDAQDTVVRSGNNFVITVQRGGSTWRPQVTPTGNVPQANSPYLQTVTKTSLAHKQQDSQHIGCGYNNSARPFANGGGDGGVKSIVNKQYNTPVGIYSDESIAETLSAQAEVLAGGVLGVNFKKNEKEYQGDRSEVLKFLREEETGQSTPAFGNYEHDVHQQQQQHHQAQPQQQQFNQQQQYNQQQHQQQQQYHQQQQQQYQQQQQQIQQQQSNATRHVSAPVNTPKPPSTGGLPTGQNICTECERLITGVFVRIKDKNLHVECFKCATCGTSLKNQGYYNFNNKLYCDIHAKQAAQNNPPAGTEGYVPIPIKPNTKLSANTISSALSSHGYGSNGYSNGNSTPVPSPVNQGYARPYGAAAGPPSAAPKSPVAYPPQQQQQQQQQQSSRPAAGGNPYATLPRTNVGHQGRNVRYQQEQKPQQQQHYQQQQYQQQQQQLQQQKQQYRNSYPMGSNYNTQSQSLSQTSFTNNNNYSTFNNNNNINRGGGIKNGKGGFGATSAPKRGRGILNQAAAPGVRIPLCNSCNVQIRGPFITALGRIWCPDHFICVNGNCRRPLQDIGFVEEKGDLYCEYCFEKYLAPTCSKCAGKIKGDCLNAIGKHFHPECFTCGQCGKVFGNRPFFLEDGNAYCEADWNELFTTKCFACGFPVEAGDRWVEALNHNYHSQCFNCTYCKQNLEGQSFYNKGGRPFCKNHAR
- the LOC108158880 gene encoding PDZ and LIM domain protein Zasp isoform X9 — protein: MAQPQLLQVKLSRFDAQPWGFRLQGGVDFAQPLLVQKVNAGSLSEQAGLQPGDAVIKINDVDVFNFRHKDAQDTVVRSGNNFVITVQRGGSTWRPQVTPTGNVPQANSPYLQTVTKTSLAHKQQDSQHIGCGYNNSARPFANGGGDGGVKSIVNKQYNTPVGIYSDESIAETLSAQAEVLAGGVLGVNFKKNEKEYQGDRSEVLKFLREEETGQSTPEPHSPANFYWTQSHAIGGNERRTPLHHQHQDERIGIPMQSNSLAPAAPHRPSLPVAKPQAQSQEGAGQEQEQEQTDPRIIVLPICPALQGPEYKADMEAAAAALASDEGRPRPLSASGHPACQLCGVGIVGVFVRIKDKNLHVECFKCATCGTSLKNQGYYNFNNKLYCDIHAKQAAQNNPPAGTEGYVPIPIKPNTKLSANTISSALSSHGYGSNGYSNGNSTPVPSPVASPQAALPTASAAAATVVDSSSSNPTVKASEATAAGISSFTGNMSDEPSSIYGQMNAQPTAVPGDPAFEYVTLTGNVIRSVQAPGKGPGISYKVNQGYARPYGAAAGPPSAAPKSPVAYPPQQQQQQQQQQSSRPAAGGNPYATLPRTNVGHQAQAPAPAQAPAAPKSIITAAASAPTSAPASFPPNFSDLNLNSNVDGSAGGGIKNGKGGFGATSAPKRGRGILNQAAAPGVRIPLCNSCNVQIRGPFITALGRIWCPDHFICVNGNCRRPLQDIGFVEEKGDLYCEYCFEKYLAPTCSKCAGKIKGDCLNAIGKHFHPECFTCGQCGKVFGNRPFFLEDGNAYCEADWNELFTTKCFACGFPVEAGDRWVEALNHNYHSQCFNCTYCKQNLEGQSFYNKGGRPFCKNHAR